A genome region from Micromonospora peucetia includes the following:
- a CDS encoding LysE/ArgO family amino acid transporter, protein MAGSAAAGFSLAIALIAAIGAQNAFVLRQGLRREHVVPVVAVCAASDALLIALGIAGMGTATADHPAAITAVRWLGAAFLLGYAVLATRRALRPGALSPADRPPATLGATLLACLAFTYLNPHVYLDTVLLVGGVARQHPHHWVFGAGAALASVVWFTAIGVAAHRLAPVLARPAAWRIVDGTVAVVMTVVAVTLLLG, encoded by the coding sequence GTGGCCGGCTCCGCCGCTGCCGGTTTCTCCCTCGCCATCGCGCTGATCGCCGCCATCGGAGCGCAGAACGCTTTCGTCCTGCGGCAGGGCCTGCGCCGGGAGCACGTCGTGCCGGTGGTCGCCGTCTGCGCCGCCTCCGACGCGCTGCTCATCGCGCTCGGCATCGCCGGGATGGGCACCGCCACCGCGGACCACCCCGCCGCCATCACCGCCGTCCGTTGGCTCGGCGCCGCGTTCCTGCTCGGGTACGCCGTGCTGGCCACCCGCCGCGCGCTGCGGCCCGGCGCGCTCTCCCCCGCCGACCGGCCGCCGGCCACCCTCGGGGCGACGCTGTTGGCCTGCCTCGCGTTCACCTACCTCAACCCGCACGTGTACCTCGACACCGTCCTCCTGGTCGGTGGGGTGGCCCGCCAGCACCCGCACCACTGGGTCTTCGGCGCGGGCGCCGCGCTGGCCAGCGTGGTCTGGTTCACCGCCATCGGCGTCGCCGCCCACCGGCTGGCGCCCGTGCTGGCCCGCCCGGCGGCCTGGCGGATCGTCGACGGCACGGTCGCCGTCGTGATGACCGTGGTCGCGGTGACCCTGCTGCTCGGCTGA
- a CDS encoding ABC transporter ATP-binding protein, with amino-acid sequence MSAVPQQKPAADAPTPKRLPPGGQRGGPHGGVGMPAERSMNFGPSARRLLGRLRPQRLQLVAVIALAVLSVGLSVVGPKVLGWATDLIFTGVIGRQLPAGTTADQAVDAARAAGNDSFADMLARMDVVPGVGIDFAALARVLLLALGLYVAASLLMWWQGWLLNGVVQRTVLRLRAEVEDKLNRLPLPYFDRQPRGELLSRVTNDIDNISTSLQQTLSQLLTSLLTVVGVLAMMFWISPLLALVALVAVPVSVVVTTAIAKRSQRQFIAQWAHTGELNGHIEEAFTGHELVKVFGRQREVEAAFTAKNDELFRASFGAQFISGIIMPAMMFVGNLSYVAIAVVGGLRVASGSMSLGDVQAFIQYSRQFTQPLTQVASMANLLQSGVASAERVFAVLDADEQSPDPADPARVRDPHGRVEFAHVSFRYTPDRPLIEDLSLVAEPGHTVAIVGPTGAGKTTLVNLVMRFYELDAGRITLDGVDVTTMSRDDLRGRIGMVLQETWLFGGTIRDNIAYGRPGATEEEIVAAARATFVDRFVRSLPDGYDTVIDEEGSNVSAGEKQLITIARAFLAEPSLLILDEATSSVDTRTEVLLQRAMAALRSDRTSFVIAHRLSTIRDADLILMMEDGRIVEQGTHDELLAAQGAYHRLYRSQFTAAIQPDSEPRPDPEPEPAPLEGSTR; translated from the coding sequence GTGAGCGCCGTACCGCAGCAGAAGCCGGCCGCCGACGCGCCGACGCCGAAGCGGCTGCCGCCGGGCGGGCAGCGCGGCGGTCCGCACGGCGGCGTCGGGATGCCCGCCGAACGGTCGATGAACTTCGGGCCGTCGGCCCGTCGGCTGCTGGGCCGGCTGCGCCCGCAGCGCCTCCAACTCGTCGCCGTGATCGCGCTGGCGGTGCTCAGCGTCGGGCTCAGCGTGGTCGGGCCGAAGGTGCTCGGCTGGGCCACCGACCTGATCTTCACGGGGGTGATCGGTCGGCAGCTGCCGGCGGGCACCACCGCCGACCAGGCGGTGGACGCGGCGCGGGCGGCCGGCAACGACAGTTTCGCCGACATGCTCGCCCGGATGGACGTGGTGCCCGGCGTGGGCATCGACTTCGCCGCGCTGGCGCGGGTGCTGCTGCTGGCGCTCGGCCTCTACGTGGCGGCCAGCCTGCTGATGTGGTGGCAGGGCTGGCTGCTCAACGGGGTGGTGCAGCGCACCGTGCTGCGGCTGCGCGCCGAGGTGGAGGACAAGCTCAACCGGCTGCCGCTGCCCTACTTCGACCGGCAGCCCCGGGGCGAGCTGCTCAGCCGGGTCACCAACGACATCGACAACATCTCCACCAGCCTCCAGCAGACGCTGAGTCAGCTGCTCACCTCGCTGCTCACCGTGGTCGGCGTGCTGGCCATGATGTTCTGGATCTCGCCGCTGCTCGCCCTGGTGGCCCTGGTCGCGGTGCCGGTCTCGGTGGTCGTCACCACCGCCATCGCCAAGCGGTCGCAGCGGCAGTTCATCGCCCAGTGGGCGCACACCGGCGAGCTGAACGGCCATATCGAGGAGGCGTTCACCGGCCACGAGCTGGTCAAGGTCTTCGGCCGGCAGCGCGAGGTGGAGGCCGCCTTCACCGCGAAGAACGACGAACTGTTCCGGGCGAGCTTCGGCGCCCAGTTCATCTCCGGGATCATCATGCCGGCGATGATGTTCGTGGGGAACCTCAGCTACGTCGCCATCGCCGTGGTCGGCGGCCTGCGGGTGGCGTCGGGTTCGATGAGTCTCGGCGACGTGCAGGCGTTCATCCAGTACTCCCGGCAGTTCACCCAGCCGCTCACCCAGGTCGCCTCGATGGCGAACCTGCTCCAGTCCGGGGTGGCCTCCGCCGAGCGGGTCTTCGCCGTACTCGACGCCGACGAGCAGAGCCCCGACCCGGCCGACCCGGCCCGGGTACGCGACCCGCACGGCCGGGTCGAGTTCGCCCACGTCTCCTTCCGGTACACCCCGGACCGGCCGCTGATCGAGGACCTCTCCCTGGTCGCCGAGCCCGGGCACACGGTGGCCATCGTCGGGCCGACCGGGGCCGGCAAGACCACCCTGGTCAACCTGGTCATGCGCTTCTACGAGCTGGACGCCGGCCGGATCACGCTCGACGGGGTGGACGTCACCACCATGAGCCGCGACGACCTGCGCGGCCGGATCGGCATGGTCCTCCAGGAGACCTGGCTCTTCGGCGGCACCATCCGCGACAACATCGCGTACGGGCGGCCCGGGGCGACCGAGGAGGAGATCGTGGCCGCGGCCCGGGCCACGTTCGTGGACCGGTTCGTGCGCAGCCTCCCCGACGGCTACGACACGGTGATCGACGAGGAGGGCAGCAACGTCAGCGCCGGCGAGAAGCAGCTCATCACGATCGCCCGGGCCTTCCTCGCCGAGCCGTCGCTGCTGATCCTGGACGAGGCGACCAGCTCGGTGGACACCCGCACCGAGGTGCTGCTCCAGCGGGCGATGGCCGCGCTGCGGTCGGACCGGACGAGCTTCGTCATCGCACACCGGCTCTCCACCATCCGCGACGCCGACCTGATCCTGATGATGGAGGACGGCCGGATCGTGGAGCAGGGCACACACGACGAACTGCTGGCCGCGCAGGGCGCGTACCACCGCCTGTACCGGTCGCAGTTCACCGCCGCCATCCAGCCCGACTCCGAACCCCGGCCCGACCCCGAGCCCGAGCCCGCGCCACTTGAGGGGTCGACCCGGTGA
- the thrS gene encoding threonine--tRNA ligase: MIDHRRLGRELELFDSDPLAGAGLPLWLPAGAAARHAVEEYVRELERRAGYRHVFTPPLGKRELFELSGHLGYFADDMFPPMALGADDEFVLRPALCPHHALVFRARGRSYRELPLRIAELGGMYRAERSGVLGGLSRVRAISLNDAHNFCALEQVGEEVVEILRLIRVAHAALGVRPAGFRLSLRGPGEKYVGTDDQWARAEELLRAALDGVAFTEAPGEAAFYGPKIDIQVLDAAGREFTLSTVQLDFDKPERFDLSYTDASGGRRRPVMVHRSLVGSMERLFAYLIEVHEGAFPAWYAPVQLVVLPVGDGQADAAARLARDALAAGLRVAVDEAGSLGSRIRDAARARVPYAAVIGPREAAGGAVALRLRGGRVLDPMPAADALRLIGAVVADRSPDLLPAR; encoded by the coding sequence ATGATCGACCACCGCAGGCTCGGCCGGGAGCTGGAGCTGTTCGACTCCGACCCGCTGGCCGGCGCCGGGCTGCCGCTCTGGCTGCCGGCCGGCGCCGCCGCCCGGCACGCCGTCGAGGAGTACGTCCGCGAGCTGGAACGCCGGGCCGGCTACCGGCACGTGTTCACCCCCCCGCTGGGCAAACGGGAACTCTTCGAACTCTCCGGCCACCTCGGCTACTTCGCCGACGACATGTTCCCGCCGATGGCGCTCGGCGCCGACGACGAGTTCGTGCTGCGGCCGGCGCTCTGCCCGCACCACGCCCTGGTGTTCCGGGCCCGGGGGCGCTCCTACCGGGAGCTGCCGTTGCGGATCGCCGAGCTGGGCGGCATGTACCGGGCCGAGCGTTCGGGGGTGCTCGGCGGGCTGTCCCGGGTGCGGGCCATCTCGCTCAACGACGCGCACAACTTCTGCGCCCTGGAGCAGGTGGGCGAGGAGGTCGTCGAGATCCTCCGGCTGATCCGCGTGGCACACGCGGCACTCGGCGTACGGCCGGCCGGGTTCCGGCTGTCGCTGCGCGGGCCGGGGGAGAAGTACGTGGGGACCGACGACCAGTGGGCGCGGGCCGAGGAACTGCTCCGCGCCGCGCTCGACGGGGTGGCGTTCACCGAGGCACCGGGGGAGGCCGCGTTCTACGGGCCGAAGATCGACATCCAGGTACTGGACGCCGCCGGGCGGGAGTTCACCCTCTCCACCGTCCAGCTCGACTTCGACAAGCCGGAGCGGTTCGACCTGTCGTACACCGACGCGTCCGGGGGACGGCGTCGACCGGTGATGGTGCACCGGAGCCTCGTCGGCAGCATGGAGCGGCTCTTCGCGTACCTGATCGAGGTGCACGAGGGCGCCTTCCCGGCCTGGTACGCCCCGGTGCAGCTGGTGGTGCTGCCGGTCGGGGACGGCCAGGCCGACGCGGCGGCCCGGCTCGCCCGCGACGCACTGGCCGCGGGGCTGCGGGTGGCGGTCGACGAGGCCGGGTCGCTGGGCTCCCGGATCCGCGACGCGGCCCGCGCCCGGGTCCCGTACGCCGCCGTCATCGGCCCCCGCGAGGCGGCCGGGGGCGCGGTGGCGCTGCGGTTGCGCGGCGGTCGCGTCCTGGACCCGATGCCCGCCGCCGACGCCCTCCGGCTGATCGGGGCGGTGGTGGCCGACCGTAGCCCGGACCTGCTGCCGGCCCGCTGA
- a CDS encoding DedA family protein, translating to MPELLTEVASPTWAYLALLALLVADAFVPVIPTQVVMITGGALTVYGGLNLPVTIAVGALGVFVGDLACYLLGRGAPERRAPRDTERGRARQMAHRVTQGLRRPGPLVILLCRFVPGGRMAACFSAGRSRYPYRLFLLYEGLAALGWATYGGMIGHLGGTALTESAWRLALIAGVAAAGFAAAGWAMTVVGARRAAEAVAAMPVVTARTDAPTAE from the coding sequence GTGCCCGAACTACTCACTGAGGTCGCATCGCCGACCTGGGCGTACCTCGCGCTGCTCGCGCTGCTGGTCGCGGACGCCTTCGTCCCGGTGATCCCCACCCAGGTCGTGATGATCACCGGCGGCGCGCTCACCGTGTACGGCGGGCTGAACCTGCCGGTGACCATCGCCGTCGGCGCGCTGGGCGTCTTCGTCGGTGACCTCGCCTGCTACCTGCTGGGCCGGGGCGCACCGGAACGCCGGGCACCCCGCGACACCGAGCGGGGCCGGGCCCGGCAGATGGCCCACCGGGTCACCCAGGGGCTGCGGCGGCCCGGGCCGCTCGTGATCCTGCTCTGCCGCTTCGTGCCGGGCGGCCGGATGGCGGCCTGCTTCTCCGCCGGCCGTAGCCGATATCCGTACCGGCTCTTCCTGCTCTACGAGGGCCTGGCGGCGCTGGGCTGGGCGACGTACGGCGGCATGATCGGGCACCTCGGCGGGACGGCGCTCACCGAATCGGCGTGGCGGCTGGCGCTCATCGCCGGTGTCGCGGCGGCCGGCTTCGCGGCGGCGGGCTGGGCGATGACCGTCGTCGGCGCCCGACGGGCGGCCGAAGCGGTGGCGGCGATGCCGGTTGTCACGGCGAGGACGGACGCGCCCACAGCGGAGTGA
- a CDS encoding GuaB1 family IMP dehydrogenase-related protein: MQFLHGAVPAHDLTYNDVFMAPARSEVGSRLDVDLAASDGTGTTIPLVVSNMTAVSGRRMAETVARRGAIAVIPQDIPIEVVANVVAWVKQRHLVHDTAITLGPTDTVGDAIHLLPKRSHGAVVVIDEESRPLGVVTEADTVSVDRFAQLRHVMSTELHTVPADADPRTGFDRLSAGRRRLAPVVDGEGRLVGVLTRQGALRATLYRPAVDDRGRLRIAAAVGINGDVTGKAAALLEAGVDTLVVDTAHGHQERMITALRAVRALDPGVPVAAGNVVTAEGVRDLVEAGADIVKVGVGPGAMCTTRMMTGVGRPQFSAVLDCATAARQLGRHVWADGGVRHPRDVALALAAGASNVMIGSWFAGTYESPGDLYTDADGRRYKESFGMASARAVSARTADDSAYDRARKAVFEEGISSARMYLDPARPGVEDLIDEIIAGVRSAFTYAGARDLAEFHERALVGVQSAAGYTEGMPLPTSW, from the coding sequence GTGCAGTTTCTTCACGGCGCGGTCCCCGCGCACGACCTGACCTACAACGACGTCTTCATGGCGCCCGCCCGCTCCGAGGTGGGCTCACGGCTCGATGTCGACCTGGCCGCCAGCGACGGCACGGGCACCACCATCCCGCTGGTGGTGTCCAACATGACCGCCGTGTCCGGCCGTCGGATGGCCGAGACGGTCGCCCGGCGCGGCGCGATCGCGGTCATCCCGCAGGACATCCCCATCGAGGTGGTGGCGAACGTCGTCGCCTGGGTCAAGCAGCGGCACCTGGTGCACGACACGGCCATCACGCTGGGCCCGACCGACACCGTCGGCGACGCGATCCACCTGCTGCCGAAGCGGTCGCACGGTGCCGTGGTGGTGATCGACGAGGAGAGCCGGCCGCTGGGTGTGGTGACCGAGGCGGACACCGTCAGCGTGGACCGCTTCGCCCAACTCCGGCACGTGATGTCCACCGAGCTGCACACCGTGCCGGCGGACGCGGACCCGCGTACCGGCTTCGACCGGCTCTCGGCGGGCCGACGCCGGCTCGCCCCGGTGGTCGACGGCGAGGGGCGCCTGGTCGGGGTGCTGACCCGGCAGGGCGCGCTGCGGGCGACCCTCTACCGGCCGGCGGTCGACGACCGGGGCCGGCTGCGGATCGCCGCCGCCGTGGGCATCAACGGCGACGTGACCGGCAAGGCGGCGGCGCTGTTGGAGGCCGGGGTGGACACGCTGGTCGTGGACACCGCGCACGGCCACCAGGAACGGATGATCACCGCGCTGCGGGCGGTCCGCGCGCTGGACCCGGGCGTCCCGGTCGCGGCCGGCAACGTGGTGACCGCCGAGGGCGTACGCGACCTCGTGGAGGCGGGCGCCGACATCGTCAAGGTGGGCGTCGGCCCGGGTGCGATGTGCACCACCCGGATGATGACCGGGGTGGGCCGGCCGCAGTTCTCCGCCGTGCTCGACTGCGCCACGGCGGCCCGTCAGCTCGGCCGGCACGTCTGGGCCGACGGCGGCGTACGCCACCCGCGCGACGTGGCGCTGGCGCTGGCCGCCGGAGCCTCGAACGTGATGATCGGCTCCTGGTTCGCCGGCACCTACGAGTCCCCCGGCGACCTCTACACCGACGCGGACGGCCGGCGCTACAAGGAGAGCTTCGGCATGGCCTCGGCGCGGGCGGTCAGCGCGCGGACGGCCGACGACAGCGCGTACGACCGGGCCCGCAAGGCGGTCTTCGAGGAGGGCATCTCCTCGGCCAGGATGTATCTGGACCCGGCCCGCCCCGGCGTGGAGGACCTGATCGACGAGATCATCGCGGGGGTGCGGAGCGCCTTCACCTACGCGGGCGCGCGGGACCTCGCGGAGTTCCACGAGCGGGCCCTGGTCGGCGTGCAGAGCGCGGCCGGCTACACCGAGGGGATGCCGCTGCCCACGAGTTGGTGA
- a CDS encoding DoxX family protein, producing the protein MAPLIALVTGTVLARLAGLAGVGALDGWHPALRVGLALMFVVTGAAHFAPPLRRDMIAMVPPTLPRPELLVTATGVLELVGAVGLLVPSTARWAAAGLALLMLAMFPANVSAARRGLTFGGRPATPLGPRTAEQALFVAVALAISFGA; encoded by the coding sequence ATGGCTCCACTCATCGCCCTCGTGACCGGCACCGTGCTCGCCCGACTGGCCGGCCTGGCCGGCGTGGGCGCACTCGACGGCTGGCATCCCGCGCTACGGGTGGGGCTGGCCCTGATGTTCGTGGTGACCGGCGCCGCGCACTTCGCCCCACCCCTCCGCAGGGACATGATCGCGATGGTGCCGCCCACCCTGCCCCGGCCCGAGCTGCTGGTCACGGCCACCGGCGTGCTGGAACTGGTCGGCGCGGTTGGGCTGCTCGTGCCGTCGACCGCCCGCTGGGCCGCGGCCGGGCTGGCGCTGCTGATGCTGGCCATGTTCCCGGCGAACGTCTCGGCGGCCCGACGCGGGTTGACCTTCGGAGGCCGGCCGGCGACGCCCCTCGGGCCACGTACGGCGGAGCAGGCCCTGTTCGTCGCCGTGGCGCTCGCTATTTCGTTTGGGGCCTGA
- a CDS encoding ABC transporter ATP-binding protein, whose product MLTRLLRTHLRPYHRPLVAVVLLQFVGTMASLYLPSLNADIIDLGVARGDTDYIVRTGGWMLAVSLVQIVCSIAAVYLGARTAMAFGRDVRSSIFGHVNRFSAREVAKFGAPSLITRNTNDVQQVQMLVLMSCTMLVAAPIMSVGGVVMALREDLGLSWLMLVSVPLLAVALWLIIRRMVPGFRLMQTRIDTVNRVLREQITGIRVVRAFVREPYETERFATANADLTATALRIGRLMALIFPVVMLVLNVSSVAVLWFGAQRVDAGAIQVGALTAFLQYLMQILMAVMMATFMLMMVPRAAVCAERIVEVLDTDSSVVPAAHPVTEVTTSGELELREVGFQYPGAAEPVLRNVSFRVTPGTTTAIIGSTGAGKTTLLSLVPRLVDATAGMVLVDGVDVRDLAPDELWRRIGLVPQRPYLFTGTVASNLRYGNPDATDAELWDALEIAQARDFVEAMPEGLESPIAQGGTNVSGGQRQRLAIARALVRQPEIYLFDDSFSALDLGTDARLRTALRPVTADAAVVIVAQRVSTIVGADQIVVLENGGVVGIGRHDELLRTCPTYAEIVASQNTTEVAA is encoded by the coding sequence ATGCTGACCCGGCTGCTGCGTACGCACCTTCGCCCCTACCACCGGCCGCTGGTCGCCGTGGTGCTGCTCCAGTTCGTCGGCACGATGGCGTCGCTCTACCTGCCCAGCCTCAACGCTGACATCATCGACCTGGGCGTGGCCCGAGGCGACACCGACTACATCGTGCGCACCGGCGGATGGATGCTCGCGGTCAGCCTGGTCCAGATCGTCTGCTCGATCGCGGCCGTCTACCTCGGCGCGCGGACGGCGATGGCCTTCGGCCGGGACGTCCGGTCGTCGATCTTCGGGCACGTCAACCGCTTCTCCGCCCGCGAGGTCGCCAAGTTCGGCGCGCCCTCGCTGATCACCCGCAACACCAACGACGTGCAGCAGGTGCAGATGCTCGTGCTGATGAGCTGCACGATGCTCGTCGCCGCGCCCATCATGAGCGTCGGCGGCGTGGTGATGGCGCTGCGCGAGGACCTCGGGCTCTCCTGGCTGATGCTGGTCAGCGTTCCCCTACTGGCCGTCGCCCTGTGGCTGATCATCCGGCGGATGGTGCCGGGCTTCCGGCTCATGCAGACCCGCATCGACACGGTCAACCGGGTGCTGCGCGAGCAGATCACCGGCATCCGGGTGGTGCGGGCGTTCGTCCGGGAGCCGTACGAGACGGAGCGCTTCGCCACGGCGAACGCCGACCTCACCGCGACCGCCCTGCGCATCGGCCGCCTGATGGCGTTGATCTTCCCGGTGGTGATGCTGGTGCTCAACGTCTCCAGCGTGGCCGTGCTCTGGTTCGGCGCCCAGCGGGTGGACGCCGGGGCGATCCAGGTCGGCGCCCTCACCGCCTTCCTGCAATACCTGATGCAGATCCTGATGGCCGTCATGATGGCCACCTTCATGCTGATGATGGTGCCGCGCGCGGCGGTCTGCGCCGAACGGATCGTCGAGGTGCTCGACACCGACTCCTCCGTGGTGCCCGCCGCCCACCCGGTGACCGAGGTGACGACCAGCGGCGAGTTGGAGTTGCGCGAGGTCGGGTTCCAGTACCCGGGCGCGGCCGAACCGGTGCTGCGCAACGTGTCTTTCCGGGTGACGCCGGGGACGACGACGGCGATCATCGGCAGCACCGGCGCGGGCAAGACCACTCTGCTGTCGCTCGTCCCCCGGCTGGTCGACGCGACCGCCGGCATGGTGCTGGTCGACGGCGTGGACGTACGGGACCTGGCGCCGGACGAGCTGTGGCGCCGGATCGGGCTGGTGCCGCAGCGGCCGTACCTGTTCACCGGAACCGTGGCGAGCAACCTGCGCTACGGCAACCCGGACGCGACCGACGCCGAACTCTGGGACGCGCTGGAGATCGCCCAGGCGCGGGACTTCGTGGAGGCGATGCCCGAAGGGCTGGAGTCGCCGATCGCGCAGGGCGGCACGAACGTCTCCGGCGGGCAGCGGCAACGGCTGGCCATCGCGCGGGCGCTGGTCCGGCAGCCGGAGATCTACCTCTTCGACGACTCGTTCTCCGCGCTCGACCTCGGCACCGACGCGCGGCTGCGGACGGCGCTGCGGCCGGTCACCGCGGACGCCGCCGTGGTGATCGTGGCGCAGCGGGTCTCCACCATCGTCGGCGCCGACCAGATCGTCGTGCTGGAGAACGGCGGCGTCGTCGGGATCGGCAGACACGACGAACTACTCCGCACCTGCCCGACGTACGCCGAGATCGTGGCGTCGCAGAACACGACGGAGGTGGCCGCGTGA
- a CDS encoding TetR/AcrR family transcriptional regulator, producing MTGTRGYHHGDLRRALLAEAVRVIEESGPAALSLRDLARRAGVSHAAPAHHFGDKAGLLTALAADGFDLLAEALTGAGDDLLDRGVAYVDFAVRHRAHFEVMFRPDLYRPDAAELVAARERAGAALHSGVAALPEGRPTAEDPQGDALAAWSIVHGFATLWLSGALPARVGDDPRAAARAVAHRLFPKT from the coding sequence ATGACCGGAACGCGCGGCTACCACCACGGCGACCTGCGCCGAGCCCTGCTCGCTGAGGCGGTGCGGGTGATCGAGGAGTCTGGGCCGGCGGCGTTGAGCCTGCGCGACCTGGCCCGCCGGGCCGGCGTCTCGCACGCCGCCCCGGCGCACCACTTCGGCGACAAGGCCGGGCTGCTCACCGCGCTCGCCGCCGACGGGTTCGACCTGCTCGCCGAGGCGCTGACCGGCGCGGGCGACGACCTGCTGGACAGAGGCGTCGCGTACGTCGACTTCGCGGTCCGGCACCGCGCGCACTTCGAGGTGATGTTCCGCCCGGACCTCTACCGGCCCGACGCGGCGGAACTGGTGGCGGCCCGTGAGCGCGCCGGCGCCGCGTTGCACTCGGGGGTGGCCGCGCTGCCCGAGGGACGCCCGACGGCGGAGGATCCGCAGGGCGACGCGCTCGCGGCCTGGTCGATCGTGCACGGCTTCGCCACGCTCTGGCTGTCGGGCGCGCTGCCGGCCCGGGTCGGCGACGACCCCCGGGCCGCGGCCCGCGCGGTCGCCCACCGCCTCTTCCCGAAGACCTGA
- a CDS encoding MarR family winged helix-turn-helix transcriptional regulator, which translates to MELTTLRDVPIGRLLAVAGHLTGQRWNRYLAESHGLTQAGMVTLMTLAEHGELPHRTVAEHCFVRPATLTGIVDTLARDGLVERQRDQADRRSVRIAITAAGQARVEALTAVIRSGAPLTSVDADPAKEAVIREFLLEVIGSGDHCTVEGGPAC; encoded by the coding sequence ATGGAACTGACCACGCTGCGGGATGTGCCGATCGGGCGACTGCTCGCGGTCGCCGGGCACCTCACCGGACAACGGTGGAACCGCTACCTCGCCGAGTCGCACGGCCTCACCCAGGCCGGGATGGTCACCCTGATGACCCTCGCGGAGCACGGCGAGCTGCCGCACCGCACGGTCGCCGAGCACTGTTTCGTCCGGCCGGCGACCCTGACGGGCATCGTCGACACCCTCGCCCGCGACGGCCTCGTCGAGCGGCAGCGCGACCAGGCCGACCGGCGCAGCGTCCGGATCGCGATCACGGCGGCCGGCCAGGCCCGGGTCGAGGCGTTGACCGCCGTGATCCGCTCCGGCGCCCCGCTCACCTCGGTCGACGCCGACCCGGCGAAGGAGGCGGTGATCCGCGAGTTCCTCCTCGAGGTCATCGGCAGCGGCGACCACTGCACCGTGGAAGGCGGTCCGGCATGCTGA
- a CDS encoding LysR family transcriptional regulator ArgP has translation MLDSTQLRTFAAVVREGSFEAAAQSLHVTPSAVSQRIKALEQAVGQVLVRRSKPCRATDAGRPLLRLAGQVALLEREALHAARPPAVGGPAPTRVTVVANGDSLGTWFVGALARLPTELALLFDVRRDDEEHTAELIRDGTAMAAVTAQREAVQGCRVERLGAMRYVALARAGFAARHFPDGLTEAALGSAPMMAFDRKDQLQHTFARTVTRRRIDPPIHYVPSFDGFNEAVRLGLGWGMVPERFARADLATGHCVDLGAGRHLDRPLYWQHWRVESAILDALTAAVRAMAGAELR, from the coding sequence ATGCTGGACTCCACGCAGCTCCGGACGTTCGCCGCGGTGGTCCGCGAGGGCAGCTTCGAGGCGGCGGCGCAGTCCCTGCACGTCACCCCCTCGGCCGTCAGCCAGCGGATCAAGGCGTTGGAGCAGGCCGTCGGGCAGGTGCTCGTCCGCCGGTCGAAGCCGTGCCGGGCCACCGACGCGGGCCGTCCGCTGCTGCGGCTGGCCGGGCAGGTGGCCCTGCTGGAGCGGGAGGCACTGCACGCCGCCCGGCCGCCGGCGGTCGGCGGGCCCGCCCCCACCCGGGTGACGGTCGTCGCGAACGGGGACTCGCTCGGCACCTGGTTCGTCGGCGCACTGGCGCGGCTGCCCACCGAGCTGGCGCTGCTGTTCGACGTCCGCCGGGACGACGAGGAGCACACCGCGGAGCTGATCCGCGACGGTACGGCGATGGCGGCGGTGACCGCGCAGCGGGAGGCCGTCCAGGGCTGCCGGGTGGAGCGGCTGGGCGCGATGCGGTACGTCGCGCTGGCCCGGGCCGGGTTCGCCGCCCGGCACTTCCCCGACGGGCTGACCGAGGCCGCCCTCGGGTCGGCGCCGATGATGGCGTTCGACCGCAAGGACCAACTCCAGCACACGTTCGCCCGCACCGTGACCCGCCGCCGGATCGACCCGCCGATCCACTACGTGCCGTCCTTCGACGGCTTCAACGAGGCGGTACGGCTCGGGCTGGGCTGGGGCATGGTCCCGGAGCGGTTCGCCCGCGCCGACCTCGCCACCGGGCACTGCGTCGACCTCGGCGCCGGGCGCCACCTGGACCGCCCGTTGTACTGGCAGCACTGGCGGGTGGAGTCCGCCATCCTGGACGCGCTGACCGCCGCCGTCCGGGCGATGGCGGGCGCCGAGCTGCGCTGA